The genome window AGCCACCGAAGGAATCTGCATTTTAGTATGTTAATTTGGAAAGGAAGGTGAAAACGGAGTGATAAGTATGAAGAGACACTAGGAAGCAATGATGAAGAAATTCGATATGGCGGGATAGTGAAGGAGATGACACAGTTTAAGCAGAATTGTGATGCAATGATTAAAAATAAGCTGAGCTTGTGCAATGAAAGCTGTGGTGAAGCTTAGTTTAAACCACTGCAAAGGAATTAGGAGGAACTGAAGATTATGCACATAAGTATTTACATAACAGTGTAAGTTTCATTTCTTCAATCCACAAAAAATAACCTATATATTCTTAGCGGCATGGTTATCAAACagaaataaagatataatatcAAGGTACAAACTGCAGGTCAATAATTTGCATAAAGAGGAAAAGATACATCACGATTACAACAAATAACCCAGGACATAAAGCATGAAGATACTCCATTGTCCCTTTTTACTTATCACTTTGAcatttttcacatattttaagGTGCATAAAGTAAGTATCACcaataaatattcttttaaatttttttatagaagtttattatttatattattcttaaatataaaagaatcaATAATTAATTTGTCAAGAGTATGATAAACAATACAACGTCAATGGGTAGTGGATGAGATAAAACATCTTAAGCAGAACTAATAGAAGTTGCGAAGAAGATGAACTTGAAAAAGGAATGAAGCAGTGAAATTGAAGAAATAGGCATAATTTAGACCACTAAAAAGGAATGAGAAACGCTTTTTATATCATGCATGTATACATACAAATAGTTATGTACATGATAATGCAGATAAAAATTCTTTCCATCCAACTGAACACCAACATGAACTCTCAACTGCATGGCCAACAGTTCTGTACATATAAATGACCATGGGAAAAAATCTAGAGCACTAGTTTGATTCAAGAGAATAAAAATTCATCTTAACTATGAAAACAATGAATTTTGGTGAAATATTTGCAATGTATTACAAAATGAATGCCTATACTTTGTGCATGAACCCATTGGCTGCAGGAAAGCATGAGATTTTAAAAAGGTCAAAAGGGATATCACAAGACGGCATACCACAGAAGTAAACATATAACAtaaaaaacaagaacaaaatatttatattcctACAAactctaatgttgtgtttggttggggaggaTGGAATGGCatgaatgaaaataaaaaataataacaattacaagcataagggaagttttgaaaaaataagtgagtgcaaaattgttatgatgaaatttgagaagaaatgggtataggagagaatggagggGTATAGGAGAGAATGAAATGGAGAACCAtattatagttcaaatttcattcatcccaaccaaacacaagtgcacaactttaattattatgtTCTTGCCCCATCAGTTTACTATCATAAAAAATAGATGTGACACCATCTAGCTAAAATCACCACCATATAAAAAAGCCAAGTTATATATTTGTTCGATCATACAAAATATCAATTACCAGTAAGCTTTCAAAAGAATATCAGTTACTACTTACTAGGCATTACTTGTATGTTGCCAATAATATCAACAGGCAACCAGGCACTACTAACAAAATTTCCTGATAAAtaacttattaataataacCACCTTCATAAAAAACGaataagaagaaaagaaaggatTACTTGAATTATGCCCTTTATTCTCCAAACTCCACGAGTGTACACCACAATGGTTGAATCATCAGGATGCATTGCCCTGACCTCCTTTCTAACCTCCTCAAACGCAACATTATGATCTGTTGACAACCTTTCTGCGAAAACAGTTGAAGAGCTAGTCATCCGCCGCCCAAGCACAGCCCGGGAGTCTCCAAGATttgcaacataaagaacaccaTTTGAAATCGCTCCAACAAGACAACATGAACCAACTGAAGCAATATGGGGTTGCTCCAACCAAGATTGCTTTACCAAACGCAAAAAATCGTTTTCTGTTGCACCAAAAGCCCTTTTGATAACTTCAGCCGATAAACCCCCTTGTTCTGAAGTGAATTCTATGACCAAAATCATTTCAtcagataaaaaaaatgatgaattGACCAAAAACTGATATCAGATAGAAGCCGCAATAGAATAAGTGAAACCATAAAGAAGACCCGTTCCATTTATTGCAAGACATTAAAGCAAATACAAATCAACTCCTATACCAATGGAGTACAGATTAACTCGGTAGTTGGTTAGAAAGTAGGTAATCAGCTTAGTCCAAGATCTCAGTAATTATGAATTTAGAAAATCCAAATATACAATGCTCCATTCAGTTCgagggaatggaatgaaattggCACTATTTTGTGTTCAAATATTGTAATCCTCACTCAATCAACCATACCATTGAGACCAATTTACACTATGTTTCAATCCCAATTTGGAGGTGAATGTTACTTCACACTTCCAACTTCTTCGCACATATTTCTTCACAAATCACATATATACAAACCACATTATCTTATTACTATTTCCTCTTAGCATCATTCACTTCCCATTCCTTTCAAAATTACAAAGGACTAGCTTCTTCCGTTCTACAAATACCAACAACATACATCCTAAACATCGAAACACAATTATCCAAATTTTTGACCCTACTCTCTCCAATCCAGCAACCATCAACTACTACAACTTCACACAAGCACTACGCATTCTATTAAATATCAACCAATATTACTATTACTGATACTATCCgacaaaaacaaaatttgaaaaaattagggtttaaaaAAGAATACATACTGTGAAGATAAGCAAAGAGATTATTAGTAATAAAGCGAGAAGCCTCGGGACCACCATGACCATCATAAACACCAACAAAAGTAGCCTGGGGAGAAGTGAAGACTTGAGCTTGATCTTCTAGCGAAGAATTCGCTTGAACAACAGCAATTGAGTAATCACCCGACGCGTGTTGTTTCAAATCCATGTGCCACAACAATGCATCCGACCCGCCTGTTTCTGACCCGAAGCATCTCTCCAGGGGCCTGTAACAACACTCCAACATTTTCCCTTATCTCTCTACAAATATCTCTACTGATCTCGATCTGATTTGTTGtgtgtttctctctctagaaaaaaACTGAATACTGGGGAAACGTGACGGGGACGTAGTAGACTAGACTTGTTGGTAAATGGAATTtctagagagaaagagagtgtgtGATGTAGATGTgtttttttgtgtttgttttttgtaattgtttttggTGACAGCGGAAggtattttatgttattttaataaatatatgaaggATTTTAAGTCGATAACTGAAATGGGACGGGAGGCAAAGCCGCGGGAGTTGCGTGTGCTGagtgaataaaatagattaTATTATACTGGAAGTGATGACTTTGAGAAAAGGTCTTAAAATCGCATATCGGAGTAAATCATAACAATCCGGGACAAAAATATCGGAAATGCTAGAAAATCGGTTCCCTCCGCCCTCctttaggaaaaaaaaactcTTCGTAATACTTGTCGATCTTTAATTTCTAATGCAAATATATTGCCATCATTCCAAAATTATTCTTATCAAAAGTTGTATCACAATTAATAAGGGTTAATAAAAGTttacattcatgcatttatcgggggtacaagtgagaaaatattatttaattaatattttcttaatatgcgtaattttttcaaaaaaaacttgtattgtgggacggaagGTGTAacgacccggatttttaaaaatatttatattaatataaatgattttcttaaaaagaaaggaataagatttaatattttattccagttgaTGAGTTTCCAAAATTTTATACTCCCTTTGTcgcatttaattctatacgtttctttttcactgctcgacacgcacttcaatactcttataaaacatagttctataacttatttttaaaattttcttttcctgaataaaaatataacattcaaacttttatacagaaaagaaaaatcttaaaaataagttatagaactatactttacgggagcattaaagtccgtgtcgcgtccccgtcccccaatgtatataactcagggggacggagggagtattaaacaccgggttattgtgttattgatatatgatgatatttttttaaaactgagtttcatatatcatttttgaaaattctagatgaataTTATGGGGATATATGTGCTATGTGATGAAGTGATATTTGTGGTAttgtttgtttaattattatcgtgaattatgaatattatgtgatttatatatgaaattttgtgaattttgtgtatCTGATTTATTGAGttgactgctcatatgtgttcgcaTTTCAGAGATTTCAGTTTCTATATACtcaggataaaatatagtttattcggatattttcatattgatttatGGATTGCCATGTGATTTTATcatcgatttacggattaaaTTGCGTATAtctgtatttatttattaattattcgtAAAACCGTCCGCTCGTAACGGTGTGTGATTTTATTTCTcggaagtttcgagaaaactcacctttagcctaatttgaatattccggacacttttcgtgtttggactttttcgatccggaatACGGTTTTTTCCGGAGTCGATCCGGCGGAGTCttgcgggtattttaattgttgataattatctggttgtctcgatatacatgaaagccagatattttgattattatattactttttatcgaaatacgtgcaaatgggACCCGTAGACCAATCATTGAGTTAAAATGCctcgttttgatgattatctcgaaaaccggtaccgattggaccccgctttattaatataaaactattaaatatcgtattttcatgtcataaacgatccaaaggggtaccaattattcgtaaatataaatagacctttctatAGCTTTatttcacccgtaaaatcatttcaccagtttctctgcacggataccgagagaaaccgaactgcattcttcgtgttcttcgtaatcaaacgaggatttgaatacgttattggaatccgatggaggtgtATGAATACTCGAATCGAAGCTTGTGAGGTGTAGAATCATATTTCATCATCAGAAATAGTGCAGAAATCACATGTAGGAAGTagtttgaggttgaaaattcgaattattatgatttaaatgatgaatttttgcaaacgtgattgtttgattgtttttatgattccatgttgtagagcgtgttttgctcgtcgttttggtatattatatgttgaatttggagTTCGGAAACATATAGAAACAGTTAGTTGATGCTCAGATTATGCGTTCTTGAGTGTTTTTCGTGTTCTtgaatgtttttaattaaaaaatcagGCGTTTCTTTATTAATGATTCTGGGTTTGATTAGAAGGTATCAGCATGTTCAGTAGAACGAGGGGAGTCGATTCATATGCTTGGAAGTGATGAACGACCTCCGTAGTGGGTGTCGGATTCTGGAAAGAGAGGCGGCGTCGCCACTCTCTCTTCCACATTTCCGTAAGCTTGGGAAGTTTTCTGTCGATTCGAAGGGCATGAACAGATTCGTGGTAGTGTAATTGTGATATCTGGAATGTTTTGGTACTTGTAAAGTCAAGAGACATGGAGTTATAAAGCCAAAGGTCTAAGTTACATGGAGATGAAAGAGTATTCTAGAGTCATCACTAAATACATAACACTCCTCGTTGGATGACACGTACAAGCAtcatgcctcgttaaaaccttactaggaaaaacaatagtgaaggaaaaagagtacatgtgttgttcatattttaatatcatgTCTCCCCCTCATTTTAACATAAATCTCGAAATTTACGCATCCCAATCTTGTGATCTAATTTCTCGAAAGGAGTTGGCGCCTTTGTGAACAAGTCTGCTGGATTTTCACATGATCGAATCTGACAAACATCAATTTCACCCTTTTGTTGAAGTTCAAGGGTAAAGAAGAATTTTGGATCAATGTGTTTTGTCCTATCACCTTTAATGTAACCTTCTCGAGTCTGAGTGATGCATGCTTGATTATCTTCAAATAAAACAGTAGGGCTTCCTTTATTGACTAACTCCCTGCTCCTGAGTTTATTTAGGTGAGAAAGCAAGTGAATGCAAGTGAAAGTAAAtgtgctttcactttcatcccactTTTGTAGCGAAACTTTAGGAGTGAAAGGTATGCTATATTTGCATCcactttcacttgctttcctccttTTGAAAAACTCAGGAGCACAAACAAGAGTGAAAGTTACGTGACTTTACTTcattttcacttgctttcctccctaATTATAACTCGGGAGCAAGGTGTAAAAGACCACATGATTCCCGAATATAATGGACCAAAGATCTTAGCCCCACACATTCCTGACTAGCTTTATGTAGTGCCAGTAATTCGTCATGATTTGAAGAGTTCGCTGCAAGAGTCTGCTTTGTAGACCACCAAGATATTGCGGTATCATCATATATGAATATGTAACCCGTTTGAAATCTACCTTTGTGGGGATCAAACCAATATCCATCATCCGCATAAGCAACTAATTTCATTTTTGAGTCTTTAGAATAAAACAAACCCATATCCATTGTTCCGCGAAGATATCTAAATATTTGTTTCACACTGGTCCAATGTCTTCGAGTTGGAGTAGAACTATGTCTTGCCAACAAATTTACTGAAAATGCGATATCTGGACGTGTACAGTTGGCAACATACATTAGCGCACCAATGGCACTAATATATGATACTTCAGGACCAAGTAGTTTCTCTCCCTTTTTTCTTAGGCAGAATGGATCCTTTTTCTTTTCAAGTGAGCGAACAACCATAGGTCATGTGCTCACAAGATATGCTTTATCCATAACAAATCGCGTCACTAGACAACACTTTCTTACCTTGTGGAGTTTCCACCAAAGTTCGGTGCTCTTTTTAGCGAGGTCTTTTCCTCCCCGTCAGATCTAATATAGCTGGCCTCTCCCTCAAGCTATCTAACGTATCACTCTGGAAAAGTTGCCTTGTCGTTGAAGCCCTTCTACTGGAATCCTTTACTGTTTTGTATATGAGAGTGAGGGGGACGCTACCGTCTCCATCATCTTTGCCTCCCTCCATTTTGTTAAGAATATTGCTCTGAATGGTTGGCTGAATGAGCGCCTTCTTCTAGCGCTAAATATTGGTAGTATTATCTCAGAGGTTCTTTTCTCAACGTACCAACCTCTTCTTAGAGTAAGTTCAAAAGTGTCCTAGTGTTGAAAACTAGAATTTAAGGCatttcatataaaaaagtactccaacaatgtcctgGTAATGTCTTAAAACAATAGGACATCCATCAAGCACCTCATTTTCAAGGCATCACTAGGCATGTCCTATTTCACTTCTAtcaataagaaatatatttCCCTCACTTTTTGCACATCTCGTCCTTCTCATTTCTTTTCCTTCCcttcaattataatttaaatatcatattatattaattataaggcATAATTATAAgacatattgttggagttgatataaaaatcatgtcactatatattttattatatttataagacatATAATAGGACATTGTTCGACTTGCTCTTGGAGCTGGCTCCTCTTTATTTATAGTGAGACTCCCGCCTGACTATCCTTCTCGGGCCTTGGCTCTTGGGCTTTCTAATCCTCTTATGGGCTTGGCCCAACAACAATATTTGCGAGAGAGATGACCTGGTTGGTGGTTATCACTCTACATCACTCATGTTCTAGTCCATTGCAAATTTGCAATATTCCAATTCCAACAATTGGATCAACAGCTTTCAATATTCTACCTGCTCCCACATGGAACAAGTGATAGTCAActacaattttaataaaaagtagcAATTTTGATTAATAGTCGCCCAAACACATGTAATAGCTTTGAAAATTCAAGTAATAGGTAAAATATAGCCGATCTGtgactataatataataaacgaGACTCAAAACGAATACAATCATATATCCTCAGTTTATATATCACCCCACCGTCTTAGATTTGTAATTGTTATCAACTTTTATGCGTATTCTGGAATCTGGATGTATGGAAAAGATAGTC of Daucus carota subsp. sativus chromosome 3, DH1 v3.0, whole genome shotgun sequence contains these proteins:
- the LOC108214757 gene encoding probable protein phosphatase 2C 78, whose translation is MLECCYRPLERCFGSETGGSDALLWHMDLKQHASGDYSIAVVQANSSLEDQAQVFTSPQATFVGVYDGHGGPEASRFITNNLFAYLHKFTSEQGGLSAEVIKRAFGATENDFLRLVKQSWLEQPHIASVGSCCLVGAISNGVLYVANLGDSRAVLGRRMTSSSTVFAERLSTDHNVAFEEVRKEVRAMHPDDSTIVVYTRGVWRIKGIIQVSRSIGDVYLKKPELVRDPFPLLHASRVPLKKAVMTAEPSILTHKLRPEDLFVIFASDGLWEQLTDEAAVEIVLKHPRTGIAKRLVRAAIEEAARKRQMRYDDIRRIEKGIRRHFHDDITVVVIYLDQQQSSPGGNSTNHFASDCTSAPMDIYSFNSEGESTPCITP